The following are encoded in a window of candidate division WOR-3 bacterium genomic DNA:
- a CDS encoding DASS family sodium-coupled anion symporter, producing MTRSPRSLLLRQLVHTAAALTLGFFVYLIPFPGMPDPARRCLAIIAVAGYLWVTEAIPLYSTSFLVVFLEVVLLAGPLKLDAGVFISPFFDRVIMLFLGGFVLSETLGKFGLDTMLASSVLSRTGTKPARVLLGMMFVAAFLSMWMSNTAATALLIGMGLTVIRGLPEDEPFRTALILGIPFAANVGGIATPIGSPPNAIAMGILAEQGIRITFTRWMLIGLPITVLLFFLIWWLLLRLFPARVAAVGLPPVRKEPLNNHQKAVITVFVLTVILWLTAELHRIPAAVIATLPALIFTGFGFLDTDDFGRIGWDILILMGGGLSIGVAIRASGLADWFLASLHLSGLNTILLAFIIVLVAIAITTFISNTSAAAMLLPLVAGLTSNPVPLVLAAGIAVSLSMILPISTPPNAIAYGSGLVKTRTMATTGALVCVAGTVAVLAVVLTVSKLLGYI from the coding sequence GTGACACGCAGCCCACGTTCTCTCCTCCTCCGCCAGCTTGTTCACACCGCCGCGGCCCTGACTCTTGGGTTCTTCGTCTACCTCATCCCGTTTCCCGGTATGCCCGACCCGGCCCGGCGCTGCCTAGCCATCATCGCGGTTGCCGGATACTTGTGGGTTACTGAGGCCATCCCGCTCTACTCCACGTCTTTCCTTGTTGTCTTCCTTGAAGTGGTGCTGCTCGCCGGCCCGCTCAAGCTTGACGCCGGCGTCTTCATCTCCCCATTCTTTGATCGAGTCATTATGCTGTTTCTTGGCGGTTTCGTCCTGTCCGAAACCCTGGGCAAGTTCGGGCTCGACACGATGCTCGCTAGCTCCGTCCTCAGCCGCACCGGCACGAAACCGGCCCGGGTCCTTCTCGGAATGATGTTCGTCGCTGCCTTCCTTTCGATGTGGATGTCCAACACCGCGGCAACTGCACTCCTCATCGGCATGGGTCTCACCGTCATCCGCGGCTTGCCCGAGGACGAGCCATTCCGTACCGCGCTGATTCTGGGCATTCCATTTGCCGCCAATGTCGGCGGCATCGCCACGCCCATCGGCAGCCCGCCCAACGCCATCGCGATGGGAATCCTTGCCGAACAAGGCATCCGCATCACCTTCACCCGCTGGATGCTCATCGGCCTACCGATCACTGTACTCCTGTTCTTCCTCATCTGGTGGCTCCTGCTTCGGCTGTTTCCGGCCCGCGTTGCGGCGGTCGGCCTACCACCGGTGCGAAAGGAACCCCTGAACAACCACCAGAAAGCAGTCATCACCGTCTTTGTCCTAACCGTCATCCTCTGGCTCACCGCAGAACTCCATCGCATTCCGGCCGCGGTCATCGCAACCCTGCCTGCACTCATCTTTACCGGGTTCGGTTTCCTCGACACCGACGACTTCGGCCGTATTGGCTGGGACATCCTTATCCTGATGGGTGGCGGCCTATCCATCGGTGTCGCCATACGCGCAAGCGGCCTTGCTGACTGGTTCCTCGCATCCCTTCACCTCAGCGGCCTGAATACTATTCTGCTTGCCTTCATCATCGTGCTCGTAGCGATAGCCATCACGACCTTCATATCCAACACCTCGGCTGCGGCCATGCTCCTGCCCCTGGTCGCCGGTCTCACTTCCAATCCTGTGCCACTTGTGCTTGCTGCCGGCATCGCGGTCTCGCTCTCGATGATTCTCCCCATATCAACCCCGCCCAACGCCATCGCCTACGGCTCCGGGCTGGTCAAAACAAGAACAATGGCTACGACCGGCGCACTCGTCTGTGTAGCAGGCACTGTCGCGGTGCTCGCCGTCGTTCTTACGGTCTCAAAACTCCTCGGTTACATCTAG
- a CDS encoding alpha/beta fold hydrolase, with protein sequence MIHGELCRVVTSDGLELVGFASLPPGSGTGLLHIHGLDGNFYENRFIDAVADACRNSNCAFLTANTRGHDYISDTIRTDPVTGAVGYARIGGMYERLADCVKDIRAWVGWLTERGCRRIVLQGHSHGAIKVLHYLTTTGDPSVCGLALLSPSDDFGLARQRLGTGFDQAVSLAADMVRSGREHDPMPAELFPYPTSAGAFLDTLGPRSLALAFNLSRTDRRQFPELNAVRVPVLLIVGTVEEAFVQRPEEYITAIRAELKAAPSFDSTIINGAPHNYLGHEPELGAALRPWLTVSVRAGLSQHSYET encoded by the coding sequence ATGATTCACGGCGAACTGTGCCGCGTCGTCACTTCAGACGGGCTGGAACTTGTCGGCTTCGCCTCGCTGCCACCAGGAAGCGGCACCGGTCTGCTTCACATCCACGGCCTGGATGGCAATTTCTACGAGAACCGGTTCATTGATGCTGTTGCCGACGCCTGCCGCAATTCCAACTGCGCTTTCCTCACGGCCAATACCCGGGGCCACGACTACATCTCCGACACCATCCGCACCGATCCTGTTACCGGCGCTGTCGGTTATGCCCGCATCGGAGGAATGTACGAACGCTTGGCCGACTGCGTCAAGGACATCCGCGCCTGGGTCGGCTGGCTCACAGAACGCGGCTGCCGACGGATAGTTCTTCAGGGCCACAGCCACGGCGCAATCAAAGTGTTACACTATCTTACCACTACCGGTGACCCTTCGGTCTGTGGCCTGGCATTGCTATCTCCGTCCGACGACTTCGGGCTTGCTCGCCAGCGCCTCGGAACCGGATTCGACCAGGCTGTATCTCTAGCCGCAGACATGGTGCGCTCCGGCCGCGAGCATGACCCGATGCCGGCCGAGCTATTCCCCTACCCCACCTCGGCCGGTGCATTCCTCGACACACTCGGCCCGCGCTCACTCGCTCTCGCGTTCAACCTGTCGCGAACCGACCGCCGTCAATTCCCTGAGCTCAATGCGGTCCGCGTACCGGTTCTCCTTATTGTCGGCACAGTTGAGGAAGCGTTCGTCCAGAGGCCGGAGGAATACATCACGGCGATCCGGGCCGAGCTCAAAGCCGCGCCGTCGTTCGACTCGACCATCATCAACGGTGCGCCGCACAACTACCTTGGCCACGAACCTGAACTCGGCGCTGCGCTTAGACCCTGGCTGACCGTGTCGGTCCGCGCTGGTCTGAGTCAACACAGCTATGAAACTTGA